Proteins from a single region of Bacillales bacterium:
- a CDS encoding GNAT family N-acetyltransferase → MDPILLEIPTELKTDRLWLHVPRPGEGKVVHEAVRESAAELKPWLHFARKEQTIEESEKNVRKAYSDFILRKALRYHIYTKDKKAFLGVIGFSPIDWEIPKLEMYYWMRTDAAGKGYMSEAAEAMSRFAFDTLKANRVEIRAATENKASRSIPEKLGYRLEGIMKNMDRHSDGCLMDMCLYAKTT, encoded by the coding sequence ATGGATCCGATATTGTTGGAGATTCCGACAGAATTGAAAACCGATCGGTTGTGGCTTCACGTCCCTCGCCCCGGCGAAGGAAAAGTCGTCCATGAAGCGGTACGGGAGTCGGCTGCCGAACTGAAACCGTGGCTTCATTTCGCACGGAAAGAACAAACAATCGAAGAGTCGGAGAAAAACGTTCGCAAAGCCTACAGCGATTTCATATTGCGAAAAGCCTTGCGGTATCACATTTATACAAAAGACAAGAAGGCGTTTCTTGGCGTAATCGGCTTTAGTCCGATCGACTGGGAGATCCCGAAACTGGAAATGTACTACTGGATGCGAACGGATGCCGCCGGCAAAGGTTACATGAGTGAAGCAGCCGAAGCAATGAGCCGCTTTGCATTTGACACGTTGAAGGCGAACCGCGTCGAGATTCGCGCGGCCACTGAAAACAAAGCGAGCCGCAGCATACCGGAAAAGCTTGGATACCGGTTGGAAGGAATCATGAAAAACATGGACCGTCATTCGGACGGCTGCTTAATGGATATGTGTCTTTATGCGAAAACCACATAA
- a CDS encoding histidine phosphatase family protein has translation MKRIYLVRHCQAEGQQMTAKLTDEGKEQAVQLAEKLSACGIERIVSSPFTRAVESIRPFSKAASLTIEKDNRLIEWVLSGRPLDDWLVRLKNSFADLDICHEGGETGREAMTRGITVVRDVLDADPKNAVMVTHGGLLALMVKHFKPNVGFDLWSRLSNPDVYRLTFDESRPHPKIERVQ, from the coding sequence GTGAAACGCATTTATCTAGTAAGGCATTGCCAGGCCGAGGGCCAACAAATGACCGCTAAGTTGACAGACGAAGGAAAGGAGCAGGCTGTGCAATTAGCGGAGAAGTTATCCGCGTGCGGGATCGAGCGAATCGTCTCAAGCCCGTTCACGCGTGCAGTCGAATCGATTCGTCCTTTCAGCAAAGCGGCGTCGCTCACGATTGAAAAAGACAATCGCCTGATCGAATGGGTGTTGAGCGGGCGGCCGCTTGACGATTGGCTGGTGCGCCTCAAAAACTCGTTTGCCGATCTCGATATTTGCCACGAAGGGGGCGAAACAGGGCGGGAGGCGATGACGCGGGGGATCACGGTTGTCCGCGATGTGTTGGACGCAGATCCAAAGAATGCTGTGATGGTCACGCATGGAGGCTTGCTGGCTTTAATGGTGAAGCACTTTAAGCCGAATGTCGGTTTCGATTTGTGGAGCCGGCTGTCAAATCCGGACGTGTACCGGCTAACCTTCGATGAAAGCCGGCCGCATCCGAAAATCGAGCGTGTTCAGTAA